From a single Ooceraea biroi isolate clonal line C1 chromosome 12, Obir_v5.4, whole genome shotgun sequence genomic region:
- the LOC105287098 gene encoding uncharacterized protein LOC105287098 produces the protein MQKREELSDEITEDEAEEEEADEIGSEENAAMQEINAKQEKDQCEHGDEQEDVQIGKCAVCHVIIDDTNLGRNVADSEQNSRCAEGYLLCQRCVRKISARSGADLQSRRSRACFSHGDDERSGRVQMYSGRTYSSPVAMCLQPPPPSQWTGNFNRTNSIDATGEVIDYDAVVSYVVDQNDPRREIEETESREKQYGGYSARGNGDRYACEIKLKSSSSADCSRRPIRCPRLDCLVNVAFSALTHHFLFDHPEVPILCVEPGAERTLIVSYGALSCNSSRCLALLLVSGKLSDSAARFFGGSQIHPKYRNRLPLPVLAARLHNNHSYACCEEMHAGGEGRCEKDMIIAWVAGLDISDIDRLRCSIQAVDSIENGAFRSLTYTGPVTSLRTAQCPRDVFLAGDCIVLHEGLIGHITSGCTSLNVNVVVH, from the exons AtgcagaagagagaagaactCTCGGACGAGATCACGGAGGACgaagcggaggaggaggaagctgACGAAATCGGGAGCGAAGAGAATGCGGCGATGCAGGAAATAAACGCGAAGCAGGAGAAAGATCAGTGTGAGCACGGGGACGAGCAAGAGGATGTGCAGATTGGGAAATGCGCTGTTTGTCACGTTATCATTGATGATACAAATCTCGGTAGAAATGTCGCTGATTCCGAGCAGAATTCACGCTGCGCCGAGGGCTATCTGTTGTGTCAACGTTGCGTACGAAAGATTTCAGCTCGATCAG GCGCGGATCTCCAGTCGCGaagatcgcgcgcgtgttttTCGCACGGAGACGATGAACGGAGTGGACGCGTGCAGATGTACTCGGGAAGAACGTATAGCTCGCCGGTCGCGATGTGCCTACAGCCTCCTCCTCCGTCGCAATGGACCGGTAACTTCAACAGGACGAATTCCATCGATGCAACTGGCGAGGTGATAGATTACGACGCCGTCGTGTCTTACGTCGTCGATCAGAACGATCCGCGACGTGAGATTGAGGAAACGGAGAGCCGTGAAAAGCAGTACGGTGGATACTCGGCGAGAGGAAACGGCGATCGGTACGCTTGCGAGATCAAACTGAAGAGTTCCTCGTCGGCCGATTGTTCCCGGCGACCTATACGTTGCCCGCGCCTCGACTGCTTGGTAAACGTTGCATTCTCGGCGCTCACCCATCACTTCCTCTTCGATCATCCCGAGGTGCCGATCCTCTGCGTCGAGCCCGGTGCCGAAAGGACGCTCATCGTCAGCTACGGAGCGCTCTCTTGCAACTCCAGCCGTTGCCTAGCCCTCTTGCTTGTGTCCGGGAAGCTCTC AGATTCCGCAGCGAGGTTCTTTGGCGGTAGTCAAATCCATCCCAAGTACCGAAATCGGTTGCCCCTACCAGTACTAGCCGCGCGTCTGCACAACAATCACAGTTACGCGTGCTGCGAGGAGATGCACGCTGGCGGCGAGGGCCGTTGCGAGAAGGACATGATCATTGCTTGGGTGGCGGGACTGGACATCAGCGACATCGACAGGCTTCGCTGTAGCATTCAG GCCGTGGACAGCATCGAAAACGGTGCGTTCCGATCGCTCACGTACACGGGCCCGGTGACTTCACTGAGGACCGCCCAGTGCCCGCGTGACGTCTTCCTGGCCGGCGACTGCATAGTTCTCCACGAGGGACTGATCGGCCACATCACGTCCGGCTGCACCAGTCTCAATGTAAACGTCGTTGTGCATTAA
- the LOC105287097 gene encoding SH3 domain-binding protein 5 homolog, whose amino-acid sequence MDVAAEDAEAALDPRIQVELENLNNATDDINKLETELDEAHTAFRQLLSDTTRRLKEITEKLGTSCIEKARCYYEALEMARQAQVQCQQQAQLFQRASEIHAAAKETVALAEARFMSHQHEWNFDQAWQDMLNHATIKVMDADNQKAECGREHHRRAMLFHDAEKKLVQLEEKHRRAIIKARPYFEVKTQCDSMLATQKERVEYLQQTVKEAKRNYARSLRTLEDISNQIHQQRRDYDIVANGPREPGVGAELIGSDMYQKYEKEFSGADGCKLSLIKYKKNEKLRDIERPCSTREDTEHLDKRSVDGSESKFTQWELELQASMEKLNRLSIEKALYAKERESARTSSDLRDVEVDSVNRTCYNLLTTEQFNTHSSNRFSRSTENNPEAAVEGDKQTSHLRRSCSTIDSVATAGDAPTVTWKSNASKSLSNSPVNRTASSLEKKIPRKVEAVSKYVPNRSSRLDMKNRKAQSSWNISTSPDIDAASRAQSSSSTAQAAKTEFPPAEPGSPGQHSAASSNVSRRFVSLPPTRSAPQKSASCSANSSPIKLKKLLTSSTRSSTSASVEDIDGELVIKRYKSKTTSIRELPLLSLFGRASALSALRGKSCSMIDLDSKQNLKTLLDNSLLGNMQAVSAERLANVRHKLVNDRPGAATDNIRK is encoded by the exons ATGGACGTCGCAGCGGAGGACGCCGAGGCCGCGCTAGACCCGCGGATACAG GTCGAGTTGGAGAACTTGAACAATGCGACGGATGATATTAATAAGTTGGAAACTGAATTGGAT GAAGCTCATACTGCTTTTAGACAGCTTCTTTCTGATACCACGAGGAGATTGAAAGAGATCACAGAGAAGCTAGGTACTAGCTGCATTGAGAAAGCAAGATGTTACTACGAAGCCCTAGAGATGGCTCGGCAAGCTCAG GTGCAATGTCAGCAGCAAGCGCAGCTGTTTCAGAGAGCCAGCGAAATTCATGCAGCCGCGAAAGAAACGGTTGCTCTAGCCGAGGCGCGATTCATGTCTCATCAGCATGAGTGGAATTTCGACCAAGCATGGCAGGATATGCTCAATCATGCGACCATTAAA GTAATGGACGCGGACAATCAGAAAGCGGAATGCGGCCGGGAGCATCACAGGCGAGCGATGCTGTTTCACGATGCCGAGAAGAAGCTGGTGCAGCTGGAGGAGAAGCATCGGCGTGCGATAATAAAGGCACGGCCGTATTTTGAGGTGAAGACTCAGTGCGACTCGATGCTGGCGACGCAGAAGGAGAGAGTGGAATACCTGCAGCAGACCGTCAAGGAAGCCAAGCGCAATTATGCGAGGAGTCTGCGAACGTTGGAAGATATCAGCAATCAGATACATCAGCAACGAAGAGATTACG ATATCGTGGCTAACGGACCGCGAGAACCCGGCGTCGGTGCGGAGCTCATCGGTTCGGACATGTATCAGAAGTACGAGAAGGAGTTCAGCGGTGCCGACGGTTGTAAATTATCTCTCATCAAATATAAGAAGAACGAAAAATTGCGCGATATCGAA AGACCTTGTTCGACGAGGGAGGACACGGAACACCTGGATAAAAGATCCGTGGACGGCAGCGAGAGTAAATTCACGCAATGGGAATTGGAGCTGCAAGCCAGTATGGAGAAGCTAAATCGCTTGTCGATCGAGAAAGCATTGTACGCCAAGGAGCGAGAGAGTGCACGAACTTCGTCCGATTTACGGGACGTCGAGGTCGATTCCGTGAACAGGACCTGCTACAATCTTCTAACTACCGAACAGTTTAACACGCACAGCTCGAATCGGTTTTCGAGATCGACGGAAAACAATCCGGAAGCTGCTGTTGAAGGGGACAAACAGACTTCGCACTTGCGAAGGTCGTGCTCAACTATCGATTCGGTGGCGACTGCGGGCGATGCACCGACGGTCACTTGGAAAAGCAACGCCTCGAAGTCGCTGAGCAACAGTCCGGTGAACAGAACTGCATCGAGTCTTGAGAAGAAAATTCCGAGGAAAGTCGAAGCTGTATCGAAATACGTGCCAAACAGAAGCTCCCGACTCGATATGAAGAACCGGAAGGCACAGAGCAGCTGGAACATCAGTACTTCTCCCGATATCGACGCCGCGAGCCGAGCACAATCGAGTTCGTCCACCGCGCAAGCTGCTAAGACTGAGTTCCCGCCCGCGGAGCCCGGTTCGCCAGGACAGCACTCCGCGGCGTCGTCCAACGTGAGTCGACGCTTCGTCAGCTTACCACCGACTCGATCCGCTCCGCAGAAAAGCGCGTCGTGCAGTGCCAATTCGAGTCCGATAAAACTGAAGAAGCTCCTGACGTCGTCCACCAGATCGTCGACTAGCGCGAGCGTGGAGGACATCGACGGGGAGCTCGTTATCAAGAGATACAAGAGTAAAACCACCAGTATTAGAGAATTGCCGTTACTGTCGCTCTTCGGGCGCGCGTCCGCGTTATCGGCGCTCCGGGGCAAGAGCTGCAGTATGATCGACCTGGACAGCAAGCAGAACTTGAAAACGCTGCTGGACAACTCCCTGCTGGGTAACATGCAGGCGGTCAGCGCGGAGAGATTGGCGAACGTGAGGCACAAGTTGGTCAACGATCGTCCGGGAGCGGCGACGGACAATATTAGGAAATAA